The Streptomyces sp. ALI-76-A nucleotide sequence ACGGCCTGAATACGTCCGTCCAGGACGTCCAACTGGAAGACGGCGTCGGGTTTGCCGCCGGACAGGACGAGGATCGCGGGGCCGCCGTTGACCTCCAGGAAGCGGAAGGACAGGTCGGGGGCACTCTTCCGGGCGGCGCCGAGCAGGAAGCGGCCCACGTTGTCGGCCGTCTCCAGGACCCGCAGCGGCGCCTTGGACTTGCCTCCGCTGTCGCCGACGAGACGGACATCCGGTGCGAGCAGGGACATCAGCCCCTCCAGGTCGCCGCCCCCGGCGGCGGCCAGGAACCGCTCGGTGAGATCGCGCCGCTGGACCGGGTCGACCTGGTAGCGGGGCCGCCGCTCCTCGACGTGCCGGCGCGCCCGCCCGGCGAGCCGGCGCACGGCGGGCTCGCCCCGGTCCAGCATGGCGGCGATCTCGGCGTACGGGTAGCCGAACGCCTCGCGCAGGACGAACACCGCGCGCTCCAGCGGCGACAGCGACTCCAGCACGACCAGGACGGCGAGGGAGACGGTGTCGGCGAGCACCGCCCGCTCCTCGGTGTCGGGCACGGTGTCCCCGAAATCGGTGACGTACGGCTCGGGCAGCCACGGGCCGACGTACGTCTCGCCGCGCGCCTTCACCTGGCGCAGCCGGTCGATGGCGAGGCGGGTGGTGACGCGCACAAGGTAGGCGCGCGGCTGGCGCACCTCACCGCGGTCGGCGGCCGACCAGCGGAGCCAGGCCTCCTGCACGACGTCCTCGGCGTCGGCCACGCGGCCGAGCATGCGGTAGGCGACGCCCAGGAGGACGGGGCGGTGCGTTTCGAAGTCGTCGGTCACGTCGGTCACGGTGTCGGCGGTCACGACTCCATCCCAGCCGAGGGGCGCGACCGTGTCCAGGCGCCCCGGGGCGCGCCCTCTTTGGGGGCTACCAGCCGGTAGCAATTGCTGACAAGCTGTCTACCCCGTGTTCGCCTGTGCGGCCGCCAGTCCGCCAGTCCGCCAGTCCGCCGAGGAGCATCTCCATGTCCACCAGCACTGTGTCGTTCGACGTGCCCTCTCCCAGGGGCCCTCAGCCCGTCACCGTCTCGTACACGCGCGCGGGCAGCGGCGCTCCCCTGCTCCTGCTGCACGGGATCGGGCACCACCGGCAGGCCTGGGACCCGGTGGTGGACATCCTCGCGGCCGAGCGTGACGTGATCAGTGTCGACCTGCCCGGGTTCGGGGTCTCCCCCGGTCTGCCGGACGGTCTCGCCTACGACCTGGCCACCACCACCGCGGTGTTCGGCGCGTTCTGCGAGGCGCTGGAACTCGACCGGCCGCACGTGGCGGGCAACTCGCTCGGCGGGCTGCTCGCCCTGGAGCTGGGCCGGGAGAAGCTCGTGCGGTCGGTCACCGCGCTGTCCCCGGCCGGGTTCTGGACGCTGGCCGAGCGGCGCTACGCCTTCGGTGTGCTCCTCAGCATGCGGCGCATCGCCGAGCGGATGCCGCTGCCGCTGGTCGAGCGACTGGCCCGCTCGGCGGCCGGCCGGGCCGTCCTGACGAGCACCATCTACGCCCGCCCGAGCCGCCGCGCGCCCGAGGCCGTCGTCGCGGAGACACTGGCGCTGGCGCGGGCCACCGGCTTCACCGAGACCCTCCGGGCCGGTACCAGCGTCCAGTTCACCAAGGACATCCCCGACCTCCCGGTCACCCTGGCCTGGGGCACACGGGACTGGCTGCTGGTGCCGCGGCAGGGCGTCCGGGCCAAGGCAATCATCCCCCGGGCGCGGCTGGTGCGGCTGCCCGGCTGCGGTCACTGCCCGATGAACGACGACCCCGCGCTCGTCGCGCGCGTCCTTCTCGACGGCAGCCGCTGAAGGGACGAGGGCGAGGCGCACCCTCCAGCGCCCCGACGGCTCTCCGCCGACGCGCGGGCGGGTGGCCCGACCCTGAAGCTGTCCGGGCTGGAGGCGTTCCGCGCCGACCGCCCCCGCACAAAAGCGGAGGTGTTCCCGTTCCGGCGCGTTTAGGGTCCCGTGCCATGACGTCGTCATCAACCGGTCCAGGTGACCGCCCGGCCGCCGGCTTGGAGGCCCTCGACTCCGGGGCTGCCGACCCCGGGGCTGCCGATTCCAGGGCCGCCGGCTCCGGAGCTGCCGGTTCCGGGGCCGCCGGCACCGAAGGCACGGGCTCCGAAGGCACCGGCTCCGGAGGCACCGCGTGGGAGTTGCTTCTGCCCGCGGCGTCGGCGCCGGCCCGCGCGCGCGGGCGTGCGCTCCAGGAGGCCCTGCGTGCGGCGGTCCGCTCGGGGCGGCTCACGGCGGGCACCCGGCTGCCGTCGAGCCGGGACCTGGCGGCCGACCTCGGCGTGTCGCGGGGCCTGGTCACGGAGGCGTACGAGCAGTTGACGGCGGAGGGCTATCTGCGCAGTGGCCGCGGGGCCGGGACGTGGGTGGGCGACGCGGTGCGGGCCGCGCGTCCCCGCGCGCGTGACCTCGCCCCGCGCTCCCCCGGCGCCAAGGCCGACTTCGTTCCGGGCACCCCGGACCTGGCGCTGTTCCCGCGTGCCGCGTGGGCCGCCGCGCAGCGCGGTGTACTGGCCGAGGTGGCGCACCAGGAACTCGGCTACCCCGACCCGCGCGGACTGCCCCGGCTGCGCACCGCGCTGGCCGAACTGCTGGCGCGTCGCCGGGGCGTGGTCGCCGACCCGGAACGGATC carries:
- a CDS encoding RNA polymerase sigma-70 factor, which produces MTADTVTDVTDDFETHRPVLLGVAYRMLGRVADAEDVVQEAWLRWSAADRGEVRQPRAYLVRVTTRLAIDRLRQVKARGETYVGPWLPEPYVTDFGDTVPDTEERAVLADTVSLAVLVVLESLSPLERAVFVLREAFGYPYAEIAAMLDRGEPAVRRLAGRARRHVEERRPRYQVDPVQRRDLTERFLAAAGGGDLEGLMSLLAPDVRLVGDSGGKSKAPLRVLETADNVGRFLLGAARKSAPDLSFRFLEVNGGPAILVLSGGKPDAVFQLDVLDGRIQAVYIIRNPDKLLSLASG
- a CDS encoding alpha/beta fold hydrolase is translated as MSTSTVSFDVPSPRGPQPVTVSYTRAGSGAPLLLLHGIGHHRQAWDPVVDILAAERDVISVDLPGFGVSPGLPDGLAYDLATTTAVFGAFCEALELDRPHVAGNSLGGLLALELGREKLVRSVTALSPAGFWTLAERRYAFGVLLSMRRIAERMPLPLVERLARSAAGRAVLTSTIYARPSRRAPEAVVAETLALARATGFTETLRAGTSVQFTKDIPDLPVTLAWGTRDWLLVPRQGVRAKAIIPRARLVRLPGCGHCPMNDDPALVARVLLDGSR